The Methyloceanibacter sp. wino2 nucleotide sequence ATCGCGGGCTTCACGGCTGTCTCTTTCGCCGGTGTGGCCAGCGCGGATGCTTACACGAAAGCCATTCGTGCGAGCTGCAAGCAGGACTATAAGCGGCACTGCAGCGACAAGACGATCGGCTCCAAGCAGCTGGAAGTTTGCATGCGGCAGAAGCGGAACAGCCTTTCCAAGACCTGCCAGTCCGCTCTGAAGGCAGCCGGCTACCGCTAGTCAGCGCTCTATAACAGACGACCAATCGCTGAATGTTGCAGCGACGCCGTGGAGCGTACCGTCGGCGTCGCGCAACTGCCACAAAACGCCCTCCTCGATACGGAAGCGGCGGCCGGATTTCGATATCCGGATGCCGGTGTAGCCGGTTGCAAAGCCGTCACGCGCTACCGCATCCAGGAGCCTTTGGCGTTCGGCCCGGTTGGGAGCCTCCGCGGAAAATCGCGAGGGCATACCGACCATTTCCTCCCACTCGTACTCGAATAGGGCCTGTGCTGCCTTATTGGCGTAGAGGAACAGAGGGTCGGCCGCCGTGTTATGTGCCAGAACGCAGTTGGGCGCACTGGCGTAGAGCCAGTCTGGGCCGTCGCCGCCACATCCTTCGAGAAAGGGCGGCGGGCACGCAAGCAACCGCTTGTAACTGTCGGCAAGAAGTCGGAAAAAGGCGGGGTCTGTGGCGGTTGTCATGGGTGGTGAGGTTTGAACGGGCGCTAGGGGCATGAGCCACGGTCCGTCTTTCGCGGGTAGCCAGCGATGCTGATTGTCGCCTTCGGTATGATGTTCACCGCTTTGCTGGTCTTCCTACTCTGGAACCTTTTCATCAAATGCCGCGCATTCTGGCGGGCACGCAAGTCCCGGCCCCGGCGCCGCACGGGCGCGGCATAGACATCCGGGCATTGCCGGCCGGTACGTCTTGTTTACCCTTCGGCGCTAACCTTCCTCAAGAGCGGTGAGCCGGGGCGCGAAGCGGGAATCGTCACGCTGTCGCGGAATTGCCCGTACCTCCCATTGAAACAGTCACAACAAGTCATCAGACTTGCAGCAACGTCGCCGCGAAATCGCCGTGGCGGCATCGTCTGATTGAAACTGCCTCTGCATGCCGCGCGTTGTTCAGCGGCGGATTGGGGTATTCCATGCGTAGAGCGGGGTTTTGCGATGACCAAGGATACGACGATCACGGCACATGATGGCAAGTCACGGACGAAACCACGTGCTGTGAAGCCAGTTGCCTCAAAGCCAGCTGTTTCCAAGCGGAAATCCAACAAGAGCACGGGCGGAGTTCCGGCAAAGGCCGTTGCGACGGCGTCCAGCAAAGCTGCGGTCAAGAAGGCCGCCAAGGCAGTTGCGAAGGTCTCCGACAAGACGAAGGCGTCCGCCGCGAAGCCGGCGTCCAAGCCACTCAAGGCCAAGTCACTCAAGGCAAAGCCAGTCAACAAGGCCAAGCCTGTCACCCGGACGAAGGCGACCGTGCCAGCGCCGTTGTTGGGCCGGTCTCTGCAGAGCGCCGTTCCGGCTGCCCTCGCGGTGAATACCAAGCTGGTGGATATCGCCCATTCCAACGTCAGCGCAGGGCTCGAACTCGCTCGCGATCTGGCG carries:
- a CDS encoding phasin family protein; translation: MTKDTTITAHDGKSRTKPRAVKPVASKPAVSKRKSNKSTGGVPAKAVATASSKAAVKKAAKAVAKVSDKTKASAAKPASKPLKAKSLKAKPVNKAKPVTRTKATVPAPLLGRSLQSAVPAALAVNTKLVDIAHSNVSAGLELARDLAGAKTPMEAMRLGVAYWFNHMGAVQTQARELQSLSAAWVKTASEQIRPL
- a CDS encoding MEKHLA domain-containing protein; this encodes MTTATDPAFFRLLADSYKRLLACPPPFLEGCGGDGPDWLYASAPNCVLAHNTAADPLFLYANKAAQALFEYEWEEMVGMPSRFSAEAPNRAERQRLLDAVARDGFATGYTGIRISKSGRRFRIEEGVLWQLRDADGTLHGVAATFSDWSSVIER